The Plutella xylostella chromosome 12, ilPluXylo3.1, whole genome shotgun sequence genome includes a window with the following:
- the LOC105382860 gene encoding xanthine dehydrogenase, whose product MGLQNADDAKGGVGTELVFYVNGKKVVEPNPDPEWTLLWYLRKKLRLTGTKLGCAEGGCGACTVMISKYNRRESKVVHLAVNACLAPVCSMHGLAVTTVEGIGSTKSKLHPVQERIAKAHGSQCGFCTPGIVMSMYTLLRSSDSIKFEDMEVAFQGNLCRCTGYRAIIEGYKTFIEDWENRRVSNDSNVQNGKGVCAMGKDCCKNKKNHETDDSETQYIFDKSSFLPYDASQEPIFPPELKLSSMYDDQELIYRGKKVTWYRPTELKTLLKLKTQHPDAKIVVGNTEVGVEVKFKHCVYPVIIMPNSIPELNNITETKNGFTVGASVTLSEMDNEFRKQIDILPKYKTRTLKTIVDMLNWFAGKQIRNVAGIGGNIMTGSPISDLNPILMSLKVKLNLLSEKGGHRSVQMDETFFTGYRKNVVKPDEILLSIEIPFTTKFQYVKAFKQAKRREDDISIVTAAINVEFEDNSNVIKNINIAYGGMAPVTKIATKTGNSLKGQKWNEEMLEVANAALLEELPLPPSVPGGNVLFRQALTMSLFLKGYLVIAKEMSADYIHKDMIKPCHLSGADQFHGVMPKSSQYFSLIGDQQVKSDAVGRPVQHMSAYKQATGEAIYCDDMPTAEGELYLAFVTSTKAHAKILSVDASKALADPDVVAFFSAKDVTAEQNMIGAIFHDEELFASEKVTSQGQTIGVIVAKDQATAQAAARKVKVEYEELQPVIITIEDAIKLESYYPQYPKSIKRGDVNAAFEDKNNVIVEGECRMGGQEHFYLETHAAFAIPKGEDNELEIFCSSQHPTEIAKLASHVLHVPMNRIVARVKRMGGGFGGKESRGLLVALPAALAAHRLGKPVRCMLDRDEDMVMTGTRHPFLIKYKAVVTKEGKMVGAKVTIYNNGGYSFDLSGPVVERAMFHFENAYYIPNVEVTAYVCKTNLPSNTAFRGFGGPQGMFGAEVMARHIAHKLGKSPEEISYMNLYKENLTTHYGQELVYCTLQRCWNECVQKGNMAARKLEVENFNKQHRWRKRGIAIVPTKFGIAFTEKFLNQAGALLIVYLDGSVLLSHGGTEMGQGLHTKMAQVASRVLGIDISKIHISETSTDKVPNTSATAASAGSDLNGMAVLQACEKVVARLQPYKEKNPEGKWEDWVNAAFFDRVSLSATGFHATPDIGYNFKENTGKPFNYFTYGAACTEVEIDCLSGDHQVLRTDIVMDLGESLNPAIDIGQIEGGFMQGYGLFTIEELIYSPTGTLYSRGPGAYKIPGFGDIPQEFNVSLLKGAPNPRAVYSSKAVGEPPLFLASSAYFAIVEAIRAARADAGVPLDFQLEAPATAARIRMACEDDITKKLPKHEPGTFVPWNIVP is encoded by the exons ATGGGTCTGCAGAATGCTGATGATGCGAAAGGCGGTGTCGGTACAGAGCTCGTGTTCTATGTCAATGGAAAGAAG GTGGTCGAGCCTAACCCGGACCCAGAATGGACCCTGCTCTGGTACCTGAGGAAGAAGCTGCGGCTCACCGGCACCAAGCTGGGCTGTGCTGAGGGCGGCTGTGGAGCCTGCACTGTCATGATCTCTAAGTACAACCGGAGAGAGAGCAAAGTCGT TCATCTAGCAGTCAACGCCTGTCTAGCCCCAGTCTGCTCTATGCACGGCCTCGCCGTCACCACCGTGGAAGGAATAGGGTCCACCAAGTCGAAGCTACACCCGGTACAAGAGAGAATAGCCAAAGCACACGGATCCCAGTGCGGCTTCTGCACCCCTGGTATCGTCATGTCCATGTACACCCTACTGCGAAGCTCAGACAGTATAAAATTCGAAGACATGGAAGTCGCCTTCCAAGGCAACCTCTGCAGGTGCACAGGATATCGAGCCATCATCGAGGGATACAAAACTTTCATTGAAGACTGGGAAAACAGAAGAGTATCCAATGATTCTAATGTTCAGAATGGAAAAGGAGTCTGCGCAATGGGAAAAGATTGCTGCAAGAACAAAAAGAACCATGAAACAGATGACAGTGAAACTCAATACATTTTTGACAAATCATCCTTCTTGCCGTATGACGCCAGTCAAGAGCCAATCTTTCCACCAGAGCTGAAGCTTTCATCTATGTATGATGATCAAGAGCTCATTTACAGGGGAAAAAAAGTCACCTGGTATAGACCAACTGAATTGAAAACACTTTTAAAACTCAAAACGCAGCACCCAGATGCTAAAATTGTGGTCGGAAATACAGAAGTAGGAGTTGAAGTAAAATTCAAACACTGCGTGTATCCTGTAATAATAATGCCTAACAGTATCCCAGAACTAAACAACATAACGGAAACGAAGAATGGATTTACTGTTGGAGCGTCAGTAACACTCTCAGAGATGGATAATGAATTTAGGAAACAAATAGATATACTACCTAAGTACAAAACTAGAACTTTAAAAACAATTGTAGATATGTTGAACTGGTTCGCTGGAAAACAGATAAGAAATGTTGCAGGAATTGGAGGAAATATTATGACTGGTAGTCCGATATCTGATTTGAACCCGATTTTAATGTCGCTGAAAGTGAAACTTAATCTCTTGAGTGAAAAAGGAGGCCATCGTTCAGTGCAGATGGACGAAACATTCTTTACTGGGTACAGAAAGAATGTGGTCAAGCCCGACGAGATTTTGCTTTCGATTGAAATTCCGTTTACGACGAAATTCCAGTATGTAAAAGCCTTTAAACAGGCAAAACGGAGAGAAGACGATATCTCCATAGTAACAGCAGCGATAAATGTTGAATTCGAAGATAATTCGAACGTTATCAAGAATATTAATATAGCATACGGTGGAATGGCTCCGGTTACAAAAATTGCAACAAAAACAGGGAACTCGCTGAAGGGTCAAAAGTGGAATGAAGAAATGCTTGAAGTGGCTAATGCTGCATTATTGGAAGAGTTGCCACTCCCTCCATCAGTGCCGGGAGGCAACGTACTGTTCCGACAGGCTCTGACCATGAGTCTATTTTTGAAGGGCTATTTAGTAATTGCCAAAGAAATGTCAGCGGACTATATTCACAAGGACATGATAAAACCGTGTCACTTGAGCGGTGCAGACCAATTTCACGGAGTCATGCCGAAAAGCTCTCAATACTTCTCACTCATCGGTGACCAGCAGGTCAAGAGCGATGCAGTTGGAAGGCCTGTCCAGCATATGTCAGCGTACAAACAAGCCACTGGTGAGGCTATCTACTGTGATGACATGCCGACAGCTGAAGGTGAATTATATTTAGCATTTGTGACAAGCACAAAAGCTCACGCCAAAATTTTATCTGTTGATGCCTCAAAGGCACTGGCAGATCCAGATGTTGTAGCATTCTTCTCCGCTAAGGATGTCACTGCTGAACAGAACATGATCGGTGCTATATTCCACGATGAGGAATTGTTTGCATCTGAAAAAGTAACCAGTCAAGGACAAACAATAGGCGTCATAGTAGCCAAAGACCAAGCGACGGCTCAAGCAGCAGCTAGAAAAGTAAAAGTAGAATACGAAGAGTTACAGCCGGTAATTATCACGATAGAAGATGCCATTAAATTGGAGTCATATTATCCCCAATACCCGAAATCAATTAAAAGAGGTGATGTGAACGCAGCTTTCGAAGATAAGAACAATGTGATTGTTGAAGGCGAATGTCGAATGGGTGGCCAAGAACACTTTTACCTAGAAACACATGCGGCATTTGCCATCCCGAAGGGTGAAGACAATGAATTAGAAATCTTCTGTTCGAGCCAACATCCAACTGAAATCGCT AAACTTGCAAGTCATGTATTACATGTACCGATGAACCGCATAGTTGCTCGTGTAAAGCGCATGGGAGGTGGATTCGGAGGAAAAGAATCCCGTGGTTTGCTTGTCGCCTTGCCCGCTGCTCTAGCGGCTCACAGATTGGGTAAGCCAGTCCGATGCATGCTGGACAGAGACGAAGATATGGTGATGACAGGGACAAGACATCCGTTCCTCATCAAGTACAAAGCAGTCGTAACAAAGGAGGGCAAAATGGTTGGCGCTAAAGTGACTATTTACAACAACGGAGGATATTCGTTCGATTTGTCTGGACCT gtGGTGGAAAGAGCTATGTTCCATTTCGAGAATGCATACTACATTCCCAACGTAGAAGTTACGGCTTACGTCTGCAAAACCAACTTGCCATCCAACACTGCTTTCCGCGGCTTTGGTGGACCCCAAGGAATGTTCGGAGCTGAAGTTATGGCGCGTCATATCGCCCACAAATTGGGAAAATCTCCAGAGGAAATAAGCTACATGAACCTGTACAAAGAGAATTTGACCACACATTACGGCCAGGAGTTGGTGTACTGCACCCTGCAAAGATGTTGGAATGAGTGTGTTCAGAAAGGCAATATGGCTGCGAGGAAATTGGAAGTAGAAAACTTTAACAA GCAACACAGGTGGCGCAAGCGCGGCATAGCTATTGTCCCGACtaagtttggaatagctttcACCGAGAAGTTCTTGAACCAAGCCGGTGCTTTACTCATCGTCTACCTCGACGGATCCGTCTTGCTCTCCCACGGAGGCACTGAAATGGGACAAGGACTGCACACGAAAATGGCCCAAGTGGCTTCAAGAGTGCTGGGAATCGACATTTCCAAGATCCATATCAGTGAGACCTCCACCGATAAGGTTCCGAATACCTCAGCAACCGCTGCCAGCGCTGGCTCAGATTTGAACGGCATGGCGGTTCTGCAAGCTTGTGAAAAGGTTGTCGCTCGATTACAACCATACAAGGAAAAGAACCCAGAAGGTAAATGGGAGGACTGGGTCAATGCTGCCTTCTTCGACAGAGTGAGCCTGAGTGCGACAGGGTTCCATGCTACTCCTGATATCGGTTACAATTTCAAAGAGAACACCGGAAAGCCCTTCAATTACTTCACGTATGGAGCGGCTTGTACCGAAGTTGAGATCGATTGCCTGAGCGGAGACCACCAAGTCCTACGAACCGACATTGTGATGGATTTGGGAGAGAGTTTGAACCCAGCTATCGACATTGGGCAGATCGAAGGAGGCTTCATGCAAGGATACGGCTTGTTCACCATTGAAGAGCTGATATACTCTCCAACTGGTACCTTGTATTCGCGAGGGCCTGGCGCCTACAAAATACCTGGATTCGGTGACATACCTCAGGAGTTTAATGTGTCTTTACTAAAGGGGGCACCCAATCCAAGAGCTGTTTACTCTTCAAAG GCGGTAGGCGAGCCACCCCTATTCCTGGCGTCATCAGCATACTTCGCCATCGTGGAGGCCATCAGGGCGGCGCGCGCCGACGCCGGGGTGCCACTGGACTTCCAGCTAGAGGCGCCAGCCACCGCCGCCAGGATACGCATGGCGTGTGAGGATGATATCACTAAGAAG TTGCCGAAACATGAGCCGGGTACCTTTGTGCCGTGGAACATTGTGCCTTAG